In the Candidatus Bathyarchaeota archaeon genome, one interval contains:
- a CDS encoding type II toxin-antitoxin system CcdA family antitoxin, translating into MPHKRNVVLYLDAEIVKKTRELGFNLSKTCENHLKQLINSFQSIYSSNMCEKCVVGSSGGIRTLVSGSRACHAQPQIWLGQKHWT; encoded by the coding sequence ATGCCGCACAAGAGAAATGTTGTGCTTTATCTTGATGCTGAAATAGTCAAGAAAACGCGTGAGTTGGGCTTTAATCTTTCTAAGACGTGTGAAAACCACTTGAAACAGCTGATTAACAGTTTTCAGAGCATCTACTCTTCAAATATGTGTGAGAAGTGTGTGGTTGGTAGCTCGGGAGGGATTCGAACTCTCGTCAGCGGGTCCAGAGCCTGCCATGCTCAACCGCAAATTTGGTTAGGTCAAAAGCATTGGACTTGA
- a CDS encoding ArgE/DapE family deacylase, whose translation MSSLEYEIGFLSKMIEIDTESVSKKGYDKCASIIVKEAEGNSLDVEIIDGEKGAKDGLSRPNVIVTLDVGSDVTLLLESHFDIVPPGPNWTYPPFKLTVENGKAYGRGTADNKSGIAAAMGALRQLRKEKLDINLKLIAGVDEEIGGRYGVDYVLSDCGVKGDAALVVDAGLERLYLGASGILWGKITVEGKQGHAGYPFKAKNAIDEAVKLLAALEPYKNEVEKKESTLHAPPEAPRQFVWGRYTVTMIRGGEKENVIPGTCEFRFDRRLLPEEPVGQAEKEFRDFLQEAIEKTGCKASLEITSKLPGYHTSKDVVFVQTVSEGIKKTIGHSLPFAAELGGNDGSFFAKNGIPVVCYGTIRADTHYHGLDEFVHLEDIKNVRNLIINLGRVAREKIA comes from the coding sequence TTGAGTTCGCTAGAATATGAAATCGGTTTTCTCTCAAAAATGATTGAAATTGACACCGAATCAGTCTCAAAAAAAGGATACGACAAATGCGCATCCATAATCGTAAAAGAGGCAGAAGGAAACTCCTTGGACGTAGAGATAATTGACGGCGAAAAAGGAGCAAAAGACGGGCTTTCACGACCAAATGTTATAGTGACGCTTGACGTAGGTTCAGACGTAACATTGCTTCTTGAATCACACTTCGACATTGTCCCACCTGGACCCAACTGGACATACCCTCCATTCAAGCTAACAGTTGAAAATGGAAAAGCCTACGGAAGAGGCACTGCAGACAACAAATCAGGCATTGCAGCCGCAATGGGAGCATTACGACAACTAAGGAAGGAAAAGTTGGACATAAACCTCAAACTCATCGCTGGAGTGGACGAAGAAATTGGCGGGCGATACGGCGTCGACTATGTGCTAAGCGACTGCGGAGTAAAAGGCGATGCAGCATTAGTTGTTGACGCAGGTCTAGAAAGACTTTACCTAGGAGCAAGTGGCATCCTCTGGGGAAAAATAACAGTCGAAGGAAAACAAGGACACGCAGGCTATCCTTTCAAAGCCAAAAACGCCATAGACGAAGCTGTGAAACTGCTCGCCGCCCTAGAACCCTACAAGAACGAAGTGGAGAAAAAAGAATCAACTCTACATGCGCCGCCTGAAGCTCCAAGACAATTCGTTTGGGGAAGATACACAGTAACAATGATCCGAGGAGGAGAAAAAGAAAACGTAATACCCGGCACTTGCGAATTCCGCTTTGATCGGAGACTTCTCCCAGAAGAGCCTGTAGGACAGGCTGAAAAAGAATTTAGAGACTTCTTGCAAGAAGCGATTGAAAAAACCGGCTGCAAAGCGTCACTTGAAATTACTAGCAAGCTTCCAGGCTACCACACTTCAAAGGATGTCGTCTTTGTACAAACAGTCTCAGAAGGCATCAAGAAAACAATAGGACACAGTTTGCCCTTCGCTGCTGAGCTTGGAGGAAACGATGGAAGCTTTTTCGCCAAAAACGGGATTCCAGTCGTATGCTACGGAACCATTAGAGCTGACACACACTATCATGGTTTGGATGAATTTGTGCATCTCGAAGACATAAAGAACGTTCGAAACTTGATAATCAATCTAGGAAGAGTAGCAAGAGAGAAAATAGCATAA
- a CDS encoding methyltransferase domain-containing protein, whose translation MAELQWRKRSGTRNIWEQKASIYDRYVTRTRNKLLRFYLTKEQNFLDDYLRRVITQKAKRKISIVEIGSGTGRTLLYYAKKPNIINNVEYMIGIDNALAMHNISKFKLTEMAGSFNNSDLLQKYVFLNLNAEELSKYFDNGRILLGKLIDDNIDDCIAKIDERKFNDSVKVVINLLNTLGVIKNTKPLVLHNMVKIAGTDGRVVVSVFDGAKFEEHAQDIYKSIRNIVGKFDLDDFDFDKTEFASASYYSKWFTFQEAKNFMEKAGCTKIRLRNIQDIALFVTSEIKK comes from the coding sequence TTGGCAGAACTCCAGTGGCGAAAACGTAGCGGAACAAGAAATATATGGGAACAAAAGGCATCTATCTACGATAGATATGTCACTAGGACAAGGAACAAATTACTGAGATTCTACCTTACAAAGGAACAGAATTTTCTTGATGACTATCTTAGAAGAGTTATCACTCAAAAAGCAAAAAGAAAGATTTCAATTGTTGAAATTGGTAGTGGCACTGGACGAACGCTTCTTTACTATGCTAAGAAACCGAATATTATTAACAATGTAGAATATATGATTGGAATCGATAATGCACTAGCAATGCACAATATATCAAAGTTTAAACTCACCGAAATGGCAGGTTCTTTTAATAACAGCGACTTGCTCCAAAAATACGTTTTTCTTAATTTAAATGCTGAGGAGCTTTCAAAGTACTTCGATAATGGCCGCATTCTTTTAGGAAAACTGATTGATGACAATATCGATGACTGTATCGCAAAAATAGATGAGAGAAAGTTTAATGACTCTGTCAAGGTTGTTATTAATCTTCTTAACACATTAGGAGTAATCAAGAATACCAAGCCGTTAGTACTTCACAATATGGTTAAAATTGCAGGAACTGATGGTCGAGTTGTAGTATCAGTTTTTGATGGCGCCAAATTCGAGGAACATGCTCAGGATATTTATAAGTCTATAAGAAATATTGTTGGCAAGTTCGATCTGGATGACTTTGATTTTGACAAGACTGAATTTGCTTCAGCCTCTTATTACAGTAAATGGTTCACCTTTCAAGAAGCCAAAAATTTTATGGAGAAAGCAGGTTGTACAAAAATCCGTTTGAGGAACATTCAAGACATTGCTCTTTTTGTCACCAGTGAAATTAAGAAATAG